Proteins from a genomic interval of Microbacterium esteraromaticum:
- a CDS encoding multifunctional oxoglutarate decarboxylase/oxoglutarate dehydrogenase thiamine pyrophosphate-binding subunit/dihydrolipoyllysine-residue succinyltransferase subunit, whose translation MSNQVTGVGGDGGFGANSWLVDELYEQFKRDRNSVDKEWWPILENYSPDAAAPPAPAQNAHPVTAPIPVIGAQPVARTTAKPAKQAPIPAQAPKPQAKDETPADEEKVTPLRGMPKTLAANMDQSLRVPTATSVRTIPAKLMIDNRIVINNHMSRTRGGKVSFTHLIGWALVQTLKEFPSQNVFYAEIDGKPSVVAPAHVNLGIAVDVPKPDGTRALLVPSIKRADTMTFSEYLAAYEDLIARARTNKLTAADFAGTTVSLTNPGGIGTVHSVPRLMQGQGCIIGAGALNYPAEFQGSSERTLAELGIGKTITLTSTYDHRVIQGAGSGEFLKKVHELLIGERGFYDDVFAALRIPYQPIRWHSDIAVDLAERVDKQSRVQELINSYRVRGHLMADIDPLEYVQRSHPDLEIESHGLTFWDLDREFVTGGFGGKRVMKLRDVLGVLRDSYCRTLGIEYMHIQDPEQRQWFQDKVEVKYVKPGHDEQLRVLRKLNEAEAFETFLQTKFVGQKRFSLEGGESLIPLLDEILQGAATAGLEGAAIGMAHRGRLNVLTNIAGKTYGQVFREFEGSLTPGNQRGSGDVKYHLGTEGTFVAEDGSELPVYLAANPSHLETVDGVLEGIVRAKQDRKPIGTFAWVPILVHGDAAFAGQGVVVETLQMSQLRGYRTGGTVHVVVNNQVGFTTLPTDSRTSVYATDVAKTIQAPIFHVNGDDPEAVIHVARLAFEYRERFHRDVVIDLICYRRRGHNEGDDPSMTQPLMTDLIQAKRSVRKLYTDGLVGRGDITAEEYEQANADFQSRLEVAFAETHAAETGATPIAPELSQVEDQVGAPDVTGVPLEVVHLIGDAHANKPNGFTVHSKLQQQLDKRVTMSREGNIDWGFGELLAFGSLLVEGTPVRLAGQDSRRGTFVQRHAVLHDRANGQEWLPLSNLSDNQGRFFVYDSLLSEYAALGFEYGYSVENAEALVLWEAQFGDFANGAQSVIDEYISSAEQKWSQHSGVVMLLPHGYEGQGPDHSSARMERFLQLCAQDNMTVARPSTPASYFHLLRRQAYARPRRPLIVFTPKAMLRLRGATSPVEDFTQGRFEPVIDDVRELDRNAVKRVLVHSGKIHWDLRSELDKNPNPEIALVRLEQLYPTPIDELKAITDSYPNAELVWVQDEPENQGAWPFLALEFAEVPGPRQFRAVTRPAAASPATGSSKVHAVEQVALLKEALTLG comes from the coding sequence GTGTCGAACCAGGTGACCGGCGTCGGTGGCGACGGGGGGTTCGGAGCCAACTCGTGGCTCGTGGACGAGTTGTACGAGCAGTTCAAACGGGACCGCAACTCCGTCGACAAGGAGTGGTGGCCGATCCTCGAGAACTACTCCCCCGATGCAGCTGCACCGCCCGCGCCGGCGCAGAACGCGCACCCCGTCACCGCGCCCATTCCCGTGATCGGCGCCCAGCCGGTCGCGCGCACGACGGCCAAGCCCGCCAAGCAGGCGCCCATTCCCGCACAGGCCCCCAAGCCGCAGGCGAAGGATGAGACTCCCGCCGATGAGGAGAAGGTGACTCCGCTGCGCGGGATGCCGAAGACCCTCGCGGCGAACATGGACCAGTCGCTGCGTGTTCCCACCGCGACCAGCGTCCGCACCATCCCGGCCAAGCTGATGATCGACAACCGCATCGTCATCAACAACCACATGTCGCGCACCCGCGGCGGCAAGGTGAGCTTCACGCACCTCATCGGTTGGGCCCTGGTCCAGACGCTCAAGGAGTTCCCGAGCCAGAACGTGTTCTACGCCGAGATCGACGGCAAGCCGTCGGTCGTCGCGCCGGCCCACGTGAACCTCGGCATCGCCGTCGATGTCCCCAAGCCCGATGGCACCCGCGCGCTACTGGTCCCGAGCATCAAGCGCGCCGACACGATGACCTTCAGCGAGTACCTCGCCGCGTACGAGGACCTCATCGCCCGGGCTCGCACCAACAAGCTCACGGCCGCCGACTTCGCCGGCACCACGGTCTCGCTGACCAACCCCGGCGGCATCGGCACCGTGCACTCGGTGCCGCGTCTGATGCAGGGCCAGGGGTGCATCATCGGCGCCGGTGCGCTGAACTACCCGGCCGAGTTCCAGGGCTCCAGCGAGCGCACGCTCGCCGAGCTCGGCATCGGCAAGACGATCACGCTCACCAGCACCTACGATCACCGCGTCATCCAGGGCGCCGGCTCGGGCGAGTTCCTGAAGAAGGTGCACGAGCTGCTGATCGGTGAGCGCGGCTTCTACGACGATGTGTTCGCGGCCCTGCGCATCCCCTACCAGCCGATCCGCTGGCACTCCGACATCGCCGTCGACCTCGCCGAACGCGTCGACAAGCAGTCCCGCGTGCAGGAGCTGATCAACTCCTACCGCGTCCGCGGTCACCTGATGGCCGACATCGACCCGCTGGAATACGTGCAGCGGTCGCACCCTGACCTGGAGATCGAGAGCCACGGCCTGACCTTCTGGGACCTGGACCGCGAGTTCGTCACCGGCGGCTTCGGCGGCAAGCGCGTCATGAAGCTGCGCGATGTGCTCGGCGTGCTGCGCGACTCGTACTGCCGCACACTCGGCATCGAGTACATGCACATCCAGGACCCCGAGCAGCGCCAGTGGTTCCAGGACAAGGTCGAGGTCAAGTACGTCAAGCCCGGCCACGACGAGCAGCTGCGCGTCCTGCGCAAGCTCAACGAGGCCGAGGCGTTCGAGACCTTCCTGCAGACCAAGTTCGTCGGCCAGAAGCGTTTCTCGCTCGAAGGCGGCGAGTCGCTGATCCCGCTGCTCGACGAGATCCTCCAGGGCGCGGCCACCGCCGGCCTCGAGGGTGCCGCGATCGGTATGGCCCACCGCGGTCGACTCAACGTGCTCACCAACATCGCCGGCAAGACCTACGGTCAGGTCTTCCGCGAGTTCGAGGGCTCGCTCACGCCCGGCAACCAGCGCGGTTCGGGAGACGTGAAGTACCACCTCGGCACCGAGGGCACCTTCGTCGCCGAGGACGGCAGCGAACTGCCCGTCTACCTGGCAGCGAACCCCTCGCACCTCGAGACCGTCGACGGCGTGCTCGAGGGCATCGTTCGCGCCAAGCAGGACCGCAAGCCCATCGGCACGTTCGCCTGGGTGCCGATCCTGGTGCACGGCGACGCAGCGTTCGCCGGCCAGGGCGTGGTCGTCGAGACGCTGCAGATGTCGCAGCTGCGGGGGTACCGCACCGGCGGCACCGTGCACGTGGTGGTCAACAACCAGGTCGGTTTCACGACCCTGCCGACCGACTCTCGCACGTCGGTGTACGCCACCGACGTCGCCAAGACGATCCAGGCGCCGATCTTCCACGTCAACGGTGATGACCCCGAGGCCGTCATCCATGTGGCCCGCCTCGCGTTCGAGTACCGCGAGCGTTTCCACCGCGACGTCGTGATCGACCTGATCTGCTACCGCCGCCGTGGGCACAACGAGGGCGACGACCCCTCGATGACGCAGCCGCTGATGACCGACCTGATCCAGGCGAAGCGGTCGGTGCGCAAGCTCTACACCGACGGCCTGGTCGGTCGTGGCGACATCACCGCGGAAGAGTACGAGCAGGCCAACGCCGACTTCCAGAGCCGTCTGGAGGTCGCGTTCGCCGAGACGCACGCCGCCGAGACGGGCGCGACGCCCATCGCTCCCGAGCTCAGCCAGGTCGAGGATCAGGTCGGTGCACCCGATGTCACCGGTGTGCCCCTCGAGGTCGTGCATCTGATCGGCGACGCCCACGCGAACAAGCCCAATGGCTTCACCGTGCACTCCAAGCTGCAGCAGCAGCTCGACAAGCGCGTGACGATGAGCCGTGAGGGCAACATCGACTGGGGCTTCGGCGAGCTGCTGGCCTTCGGGTCGTTGCTGGTCGAGGGCACGCCGGTACGTCTGGCCGGCCAGGACTCGCGCCGCGGAACCTTCGTGCAACGGCACGCGGTGCTGCACGACCGCGCGAACGGTCAGGAATGGCTGCCGCTGTCGAACCTCTCCGACAACCAGGGCCGCTTCTTCGTGTACGACTCGCTGCTCAGCGAGTACGCCGCGCTCGGATTCGAGTACGGCTACTCGGTCGAGAACGCCGAGGCGCTGGTGCTGTGGGAAGCGCAGTTCGGTGACTTCGCCAACGGCGCGCAGTCGGTCATCGACGAGTACATCTCGTCGGCCGAGCAGAAGTGGAGCCAGCACTCCGGCGTCGTCATGCTGCTGCCGCACGGCTACGAGGGCCAGGGCCCGGACCACTCCTCGGCCCGCATGGAGCGGTTCCTGCAGCTGTGCGCGCAGGACAACATGACCGTCGCGCGTCCGTCGACGCCCGCGTCGTACTTCCACCTGCTGCGTCGCCAGGCCTACGCCCGCCCGCGCCGGCCGCTGATCGTATTCACGCCGAAGGCGATGCTTCGTCTGCGCGGCGCTACCAGCCCGGTCGAGGACTTCACGCAGGGGCGCTTCGAGCCGGTCATCGACGATGTCCGCGAGCTGGACCGCAACGCAGTCAAGCGCGTGCTGGTGCACTCGGGCAAGATCCACTGGGATCTGCGCAGCGAGCTCGACAAGAACCCCAACCCCGAGATCGCCCTGGTCCGCCTCGAGCAGCTGTACCCGACGCCGATCGACGAGCTCAAGGCCATCACCGACTCGTACCCGAACGCCGAGCTGGTGTGGGTGCAGGACGAGCCCGAGAACCAGGGCGCCTGGCCGTTCCTGGCGCTGGAGTTCGCCGAGGTGCCCGGCCCGCGCCAGTTCCGCGCGGTGACGCGTCCCGCTGCGGCATCCCCCGCGACCGGTTCGTCGAAGGTGCACGCCGTCGAGCAGGTCGCCCTGCTCAAGGAGGCGCTGACGCTCGGCTGA
- a CDS encoding hemolysin family protein: MELLMLGVGLLLIVGTGLFVASEFALVNLDRAELEARQARGESRLGMTIRALKITSTHLSSAQLGITLTTLLTGYTMEPAISTLLEPVMEAWGVPDAVAVPLSVTVAMFIATVLSMIIGELVPKNFALALPLATAKAVVPFQTAFTAVFKPAVLLLNGSANAVLRSMGVEPKEELSGSRSAEELSSLVRRSASQGVLESDTATLLDRSLTFARLTADDIMTPRPSMHAISVGDSADDVIQLARRTGHSRFPVYDDDLDDITGVVHVKAAVSVPREKRADVPVGALSTEPLRVPETVHLDVLVAELRSKGYQMAVVVDEYGGTAGIVTLEDLVEEIVGEVSDEHDRSRAGIVRRVDSITFPGELRPDELLARTGIAVPEGEIYDTVGGYMMSVLERVPVLGDEVRVEHGTLTVARMDGRRVDRVRYTADPVEDTTEVER, translated from the coding sequence ATGGAACTGCTGATGCTGGGTGTGGGGCTCCTGCTTATCGTCGGGACGGGACTCTTCGTCGCCAGCGAGTTCGCGCTTGTCAATCTGGACCGTGCCGAACTCGAAGCCCGTCAGGCCCGCGGCGAATCCCGTCTGGGGATGACGATCCGGGCGTTGAAGATCACGTCGACGCATTTGTCGTCGGCGCAGTTGGGGATCACGCTCACCACGCTGCTGACCGGCTACACCATGGAACCGGCGATCTCGACGCTCCTTGAGCCCGTCATGGAGGCGTGGGGCGTGCCGGATGCCGTCGCGGTGCCGCTGTCGGTGACGGTGGCCATGTTCATCGCCACGGTGCTGTCGATGATCATCGGCGAGCTGGTGCCGAAGAACTTCGCACTCGCGCTGCCGTTGGCAACCGCCAAGGCCGTCGTGCCGTTCCAGACGGCGTTCACCGCCGTGTTCAAACCCGCTGTGCTGCTGCTCAACGGCAGCGCCAACGCCGTACTGCGGTCGATGGGTGTCGAGCCGAAAGAAGAGCTGTCGGGCTCGCGCAGCGCCGAGGAACTCTCATCGCTCGTGCGCCGTTCGGCCAGCCAGGGTGTGCTCGAGAGCGACACCGCGACGTTGCTCGACCGCAGCCTCACCTTCGCGCGGTTGACGGCCGACGACATCATGACGCCGCGCCCGAGCATGCATGCGATCAGCGTCGGCGACTCCGCCGATGACGTCATTCAACTCGCCCGCCGCACCGGTCACAGCCGATTCCCGGTGTACGACGATGACCTCGACGACATCACCGGTGTGGTGCACGTCAAGGCCGCCGTGTCGGTGCCGCGCGAGAAGCGCGCCGATGTGCCGGTCGGTGCCCTGAGCACCGAACCCCTGCGTGTGCCCGAGACGGTGCACCTGGACGTGCTCGTGGCCGAACTGCGCTCCAAGGGGTACCAGATGGCCGTCGTGGTCGATGAGTACGGCGGTACCGCGGGCATCGTCACGCTGGAGGACCTCGTCGAGGAGATCGTCGGCGAGGTCTCCGATGAGCACGATCGCTCCCGCGCCGGCATCGTGCGGCGTGTCGACTCGATCACGTTCCCGGGTGAGCTTCGCCCCGACGAACTCCTCGCGCGCACCGGTATCGCGGTGCCGGAGGGGGAGATCTACGACACCGTCGGCGGGTACATGATGAGCGTGCTCGAAAGGGTTCCTGTGCTCGGCGATGAGGTTCGGGTCGAGCACGGGACGTTGACCGTGGCCCGCATGGACGGACGCCGCGTCGATCGGGTGCGGTACACCGCCGACCCGGTCGAGGACACGACGGAGGTCGAGCGATGA
- a CDS encoding hemolysin family protein: MSDWMGLVWLVVLLIGNAFFVGGEFAVISARRSQIEPLADKGSRAAKTALYAMEHATLMLATSQLGITICSLLILNVSEPAIHHLLEIPLHALGWDESIVSVTSFVITLALVSFLHVVFGEMVPKNLAFSLPDRAVLLLAPPLVWVSRVFGPVIWALNGIANAVLRLFRVEPKNEAASTFTLEEVATIVDRSRREGVLSDTSGAVAAAVEFTDKKARDIAVPFAELITLPETATPADVERAVARYGFSRYVIVDGAGKPVGYVHLKDILRASEGPDAHVDEPLPAKRIHHMVPVHEETDLEDVLAAMRRAGRHLANVRDLSGATTAVLFLEDILEELIGEVQDATRRGHHGR; encoded by the coding sequence ATGAGCGACTGGATGGGCCTGGTCTGGCTGGTCGTGCTGCTGATCGGCAACGCCTTCTTCGTCGGTGGCGAGTTCGCCGTCATCTCGGCGAGACGATCGCAGATCGAGCCGCTCGCCGACAAGGGCTCGCGAGCAGCGAAGACGGCGCTGTACGCGATGGAGCACGCCACGCTCATGCTGGCGACGTCGCAGCTGGGGATCACGATCTGCTCGCTGCTGATCCTGAACGTCTCGGAGCCGGCGATCCACCACCTGCTCGAGATCCCGCTGCACGCCCTGGGCTGGGACGAGTCGATCGTCTCGGTGACATCATTCGTCATCACCCTCGCCTTGGTCTCGTTCCTGCATGTCGTGTTCGGCGAGATGGTGCCGAAGAACCTCGCGTTCTCGCTGCCGGATCGTGCCGTGCTGCTGCTGGCGCCGCCGCTGGTGTGGGTGTCGCGCGTGTTCGGTCCCGTCATCTGGGCACTGAACGGCATCGCGAACGCCGTGCTGCGCCTGTTCCGGGTCGAGCCGAAGAACGAGGCGGCGTCGACGTTCACGCTCGAGGAGGTCGCGACGATCGTCGACCGCTCGCGACGCGAGGGTGTGCTCTCGGACACCTCGGGGGCCGTCGCAGCGGCGGTGGAGTTCACCGACAAGAAGGCGCGCGACATCGCGGTGCCGTTCGCCGAGCTGATCACCCTGCCCGAGACGGCGACGCCTGCCGACGTCGAGCGGGCCGTGGCCCGCTACGGATTCTCCCGCTACGTGATCGTCGACGGTGCGGGCAAGCCGGTGGGCTATGTGCATCTGAAGGACATCCTGCGGGCATCCGAGGGGCCCGACGCGCACGTCGATGAGCCGCTGCCCGCCAAGCGCATCCACCACATGGTGCCGGTACACGAGGAGACCGATCTCGAGGACGTGCTCGCGGCGATGCGCCGCGCGGGGCGTCACCTGGCCAATGTGCGCGATCTCAGCGGCGCCACCACGGCGGTGCTGTTCCTCGAGGACATCCTCGAGGAGCTCATCGGCGAGGTGCAGGACGCCACGCGGCGCGGACATCACGGACGCTGA
- a CDS encoding NADH:flavin oxidoreductase/NADH oxidase, whose product MSLLFSPLTIRARTFRNRLWVSPMCMYSAIDGIPQPWHRVHLPQFASGGAGLILAEATSVTPEGRISPRDVGLWNDAQRDAWAPIVDDVHQRGALIGVQLAHAGRKASTWWPWAPQRGSVPHEHGGWTTEAPSAVAFEGLATPTALDADDIDRIVAAFAAAAQRALDAGFDVLEVHGAHGYLLHEFLSPLSNLRTDEYGGALADRARLLLRVLRSVREAAGDDIPVFLRISATDHAEGGFTPDEAAQVGLWAIEAGADLVDVSSGGLVAHQHIDVHPGYQVPLAAAVRAGGRVRTGAVGLITSGAQAEEVLASGAADAVFAGREWLRDPHFGLRAAHELGAAVEWAPQYERARWR is encoded by the coding sequence GTGAGTCTGCTCTTCTCCCCGTTGACCATCCGCGCCCGCACCTTCCGCAACCGGCTGTGGGTCTCGCCGATGTGCATGTACAGCGCTATCGATGGCATCCCGCAACCCTGGCACCGCGTGCACCTGCCGCAGTTCGCCTCCGGCGGTGCGGGGCTCATCCTCGCCGAGGCGACCTCCGTCACCCCTGAAGGACGCATCTCGCCGCGTGATGTGGGGTTGTGGAACGACGCGCAGCGCGACGCATGGGCGCCGATCGTCGATGATGTGCACCAGCGCGGTGCCCTGATCGGCGTGCAGCTCGCGCACGCCGGACGCAAGGCTTCCACCTGGTGGCCATGGGCGCCACAGCGTGGATCTGTACCGCACGAGCACGGCGGCTGGACCACGGAGGCGCCCTCCGCCGTCGCCTTCGAGGGCCTCGCAACACCAACGGCCCTTGATGCGGACGACATCGATCGGATCGTCGCAGCGTTCGCCGCAGCGGCGCAGCGCGCTCTCGACGCCGGGTTCGATGTACTCGAGGTGCATGGTGCGCACGGATATCTGCTGCACGAGTTCCTCTCGCCGCTGTCGAACCTGCGCACCGACGAGTACGGCGGCGCGCTGGCGGACCGCGCGCGACTGCTGCTCCGTGTGCTCAGGTCCGTCCGCGAAGCGGCCGGAGACGACATTCCGGTGTTCCTGCGCATCTCGGCCACCGACCACGCCGAGGGCGGGTTCACTCCCGATGAGGCCGCGCAGGTCGGCCTGTGGGCGATCGAGGCCGGAGCCGACCTCGTCGATGTCTCCAGCGGCGGCCTCGTCGCGCACCAGCACATCGACGTACACCCCGGCTACCAGGTGCCCCTCGCCGCCGCCGTGCGCGCCGGAGGCCGCGTGCGCACTGGCGCCGTCGGCCTGATCACGTCGGGCGCACAGGCCGAGGAGGTACTCGCCTCGGGAGCTGCGGATGCCGTCTTCGCGGGACGCGAATGGCTGCGCGATCCGCACTTCGGTCTGCGCGCAGCACACGAGCTCGGCGCAGCAGTGGAGTGGGCCCCGCAGTACGAACGCGCACGCTGGCGCTGA
- a CDS encoding ADP-dependent NAD(P)H-hydrate dehydratase: MLREWTRADTIAVLPVPTAHDDKYSRGVVALRTGSATYPGAAVLGVEAAWRTGAGYVRYVGDAAQAVLARRPETVAGDDLGSTRVGAWVIGSGTDAAHRSEHEQRALQRILDGASPVVVDAGALDLADGAAAPLVLTPHAGELRRLRDQLGLPATDLTTEHDRVAAVTETADRVGATVLLKGARTLIATPGQIPIVVDNAPHWLATAGTGDVLAGILAALLAACGTAPPHETAAAGVWLHGHAAALASGSVGGAAGHPIVALDVAEALPRAVGELLS, translated from the coding sequence ATGTTGCGGGAGTGGACGCGGGCCGACACCATCGCCGTGCTGCCGGTACCCACCGCGCACGACGATAAGTACTCGCGGGGTGTCGTCGCGCTGCGCACAGGATCGGCGACGTACCCGGGCGCGGCCGTACTCGGGGTCGAGGCGGCCTGGCGTACCGGAGCCGGCTACGTGCGCTACGTCGGCGACGCCGCTCAGGCGGTACTTGCACGGCGGCCCGAGACCGTCGCCGGTGACGATCTCGGCAGCACCCGGGTGGGTGCCTGGGTGATCGGTTCGGGAACGGATGCTGCGCATCGCAGCGAGCACGAGCAGCGAGCTCTGCAGCGGATCCTCGACGGTGCCTCACCGGTCGTGGTCGATGCGGGCGCTCTCGATCTCGCGGACGGTGCAGCGGCACCGCTGGTGCTGACGCCACACGCCGGTGAGCTGAGGCGACTGCGCGACCAGTTGGGCTTGCCCGCGACCGACCTGACGACCGAGCACGATCGTGTGGCGGCCGTGACCGAGACTGCTGACCGGGTCGGTGCGACGGTGCTGTTGAAGGGCGCTCGAACCCTGATCGCCACCCCGGGGCAGATACCGATCGTCGTAGACAATGCGCCGCACTGGCTGGCGACGGCGGGTACCGGAGATGTGCTCGCCGGCATCCTGGCCGCGCTCCTCGCTGCGTGCGGCACCGCGCCGCCGCACGAGACTGCCGCGGCCGGGGTCTGGCTGCACGGGCACGCGGCCGCTCTGGCGTCGGGCAGCGTCGGGGGAGCCGCCGGGCATCCGATCGTCGCGCTCGACGTCGCCGAGGCGCTGCCGCGCGCGGTCGGGGAGCTGCTGTCGTGA
- a CDS encoding thiamine-binding protein, producing MLVAFSVAPSGTGREDASVHDAVAAAVRVVRDSGLPHRTTSMFTEIEGPDWDTVMDVVKRATEAVAPFGSRVSLVLKADIRPGYSGELDAKVERLEAAIDSSEDR from the coding sequence ATGCTCGTCGCATTCTCCGTCGCCCCCTCCGGTACCGGACGAGAGGACGCCTCGGTGCACGATGCCGTCGCCGCCGCGGTCCGGGTCGTGCGCGACTCGGGCCTGCCGCACCGCACCACCAGCATGTTCACCGAGATCGAGGGGCCGGACTGGGACACGGTGATGGATGTCGTCAAGCGCGCCACCGAGGCGGTCGCGCCGTTCGGCTCACGCGTCTCGCTCGTGCTCAAGGCCGACATCCGGCCGGGGTACTCGGGTGAGCTCGATGCCAAGGTCGAGCGGCTCGAGGCGGCGATCGACTCCTCGGAAGATCGCTAG
- a CDS encoding MFS transporter, protein MALLSLAIGSFGIGMTEFVVMGLLPDIAADLLPALWVQSPEEALGRAGWLISLYALGVVIGAPTIAGFAARFPRHRVMIVLAIALTVFNALTVVLPTFELVALSRLLAGLPHGAYFGIGALVAADVMGPGNRAKGVAFILTGLTLANVIGVPLGTFLGQQWGWRTAFAVVTLVFAVGALCIARFVPAHPGSPGRTMREELGVFRSTQVWFALAVGAIGFGGFFAVYSYIAPVVTEVAGAAEWTVPIVLVLMGVGMTVGNLIGGHLADIDLRRTLLWGLAAMTVVFVVLALVSAWIVTLSALVLVVGVVSSVLSPTIQTRLMDVAGDNQSIAAALNHSALNVGNSLGAFLGGAVIAAGWGFTAPSWVGAALAAGGLLIALLSYRVERTRAEAVLAVAS, encoded by the coding sequence ATGGCGCTCCTCTCTCTCGCCATCGGCAGCTTTGGCATCGGCATGACCGAGTTCGTCGTCATGGGGCTGCTACCCGATATCGCCGCCGACTTGTTGCCCGCGCTGTGGGTGCAGAGTCCCGAAGAGGCACTCGGGCGCGCCGGCTGGCTGATCTCGCTGTACGCGCTGGGTGTCGTCATCGGCGCCCCGACCATCGCCGGCTTCGCCGCGCGCTTCCCGCGCCACCGGGTCATGATCGTGCTCGCGATCGCACTGACCGTGTTCAACGCCCTGACCGTGGTGCTGCCCACCTTCGAACTGGTCGCGCTCTCGCGTCTGCTGGCCGGCCTGCCGCACGGCGCGTACTTCGGCATCGGCGCGCTCGTCGCGGCCGATGTGATGGGCCCGGGCAACCGCGCCAAGGGGGTGGCGTTCATCCTCACCGGGCTCACGCTCGCCAATGTGATCGGCGTGCCGCTGGGAACCTTCCTCGGCCAGCAGTGGGGCTGGCGCACCGCTTTCGCCGTGGTGACGCTGGTCTTCGCCGTCGGAGCCCTGTGCATTGCTCGATTCGTCCCCGCGCACCCCGGCTCACCGGGGCGCACGATGCGAGAGGAACTCGGCGTGTTCCGCAGTACGCAGGTGTGGTTCGCGCTCGCGGTCGGCGCCATCGGCTTCGGCGGGTTCTTCGCCGTGTACAGCTACATCGCACCCGTCGTCACCGAGGTCGCGGGCGCTGCCGAGTGGACCGTGCCGATCGTGCTCGTGCTGATGGGTGTGGGAATGACCGTCGGCAACCTCATCGGCGGGCACCTGGCCGACATCGATCTGCGCCGCACTCTGCTGTGGGGACTCGCCGCGATGACGGTCGTCTTCGTCGTGCTCGCGCTGGTCTCGGCTTGGATCGTCACTCTGAGCGCGCTCGTGCTGGTGGTCGGCGTCGTCTCTTCGGTGCTCAGTCCGACCATCCAGACCCGCCTGATGGATGTCGCCGGTGACAACCAGTCCATCGCCGCCGCTCTGAACCACTCGGCGCTGAACGTGGGCAACAGCCTCGGCGCTTTCCTCGGCGGGGCGGTCATCGCCGCCGGCTGGGGGTTCACCGCGCCATCCTGGGTCGGCGCAGCGCTCGCTGCCGGAGGCCTGCTGATCGCGTTGCTGTCATACCGCGTCGAGCGCACCCGCGCCGAGGCCGTGCTCGCCGTCGCGTCGTAG
- a CDS encoding NUDIX hydrolase produces MSTPEKPAPHASVPESSIRIAGTAVVLRDGADGLETLLLRRPSSGSFADAWVFPGGRVDSADRARAHDEADAARHAATRETQEEAAIRVHSLRPLSRWVPPAETPVRYRTWFFLAREHGDEVRVNPGEIVDAAWMTPQRAFDAHAAGSLALFPPTWVTLRGLLAHASVDAAFAAAGELARYETRMLSTATGRRAMWAGDEDYPDAPGAVGARHRLTMDALPWVYERS; encoded by the coding sequence GTGAGTACCCCCGAGAAGCCCGCTCCGCACGCGTCAGTCCCGGAGTCCAGCATCCGCATCGCCGGCACCGCTGTCGTGCTGCGCGACGGTGCCGACGGACTGGAGACGCTGCTGCTGCGGCGTCCGTCTTCGGGGTCGTTCGCCGACGCCTGGGTGTTCCCCGGAGGGCGCGTCGACTCCGCCGACCGCGCTCGCGCACATGATGAGGCGGATGCCGCCCGTCATGCAGCCACGCGCGAGACGCAGGAGGAAGCGGCGATCCGGGTGCACTCGCTGCGGCCGCTCTCGCGGTGGGTGCCGCCGGCCGAGACGCCGGTGCGCTATCGCACCTGGTTCTTCCTGGCGCGCGAACACGGGGACGAGGTGCGCGTCAACCCCGGCGAGATCGTCGATGCGGCCTGGATGACCCCGCAACGTGCCTTTGACGCCCACGCCGCGGGCAGCCTCGCCCTGTTCCCACCGACCTGGGTGACGCTGCGCGGGCTGCTTGCGCACGCCAGCGTCGATGCGGCCTTCGCCGCGGCCGGTGAGCTCGCCCGGTACGAGACACGCATGCTCAGCACCGCCACCGGACGACGCGCGATGTGGGCGGGCGACGAGGACTATCCGGATGCCCCGGGCGCAGTCGGAGCGCGGCACCGGCTCACGATGGACGCGCTGCCCTGGGTGTACGAGCGCAGCTGA